The proteins below come from a single Phycisphaerae bacterium genomic window:
- the flgG gene encoding flagellar basal-body rod protein FlgG, with protein MAIAAMHAAATGMKALDTKLNVVANNLANINTTGFKRSRTNFEDVMYQIRREPGIRDFNDRPIPHGIEVGLGVDVSGTQLMFDTGPVDPTTRKLDVAIEGEGFLQVRTLYNGQEIIAYTRDGNLVRNANGDLVLSNSEGSILEPAINIPESAAEDSITIANNGMVSVRQQGNSQLTQVGQIELARFVNPEGLLSIGKNLFVETDASGTPVTANPMQDGMGNLRQGSLEGSNVEPVRELVDLIFTQRGFELNSQSIKSADEALRVVTNLRQ; from the coding sequence ATGGCGATTGCCGCAATGCATGCCGCTGCCACAGGGATGAAGGCCCTCGACACAAAGCTCAACGTCGTGGCCAACAACCTGGCGAACATCAACACAACCGGTTTCAAGCGGTCACGGACCAATTTTGAGGATGTGATGTACCAGATCCGGCGGGAGCCGGGCATCCGCGATTTCAATGATCGCCCCATCCCTCATGGGATCGAGGTCGGACTCGGCGTCGATGTCTCCGGAACGCAATTGATGTTCGATACCGGTCCAGTCGACCCCACGACGCGCAAGCTGGACGTGGCCATCGAGGGCGAGGGCTTCTTGCAGGTGCGGACGTTGTACAACGGGCAGGAGATCATCGCCTACACCCGCGACGGCAACTTGGTCCGCAATGCCAATGGGGACCTGGTGTTGTCCAACAGCGAGGGCTCAATCCTCGAACCGGCGATCAACATTCCCGAGAGTGCCGCAGAGGACAGCATCACGATTGCCAACAACGGCATGGTTTCCGTTCGCCAGCAGGGCAACAGCCAGTTGACTCAGGTGGGCCAGATCGAACTCGCCCGGTTCGTGAATCCGGAGGGCCTGCTGTCGATCGGCAAGAACCTGTTCGTCGAGACGGACGCGTCGGGCACGCCGGTTACCGCGAATCCCATGCAGGATGGCATGGGCAATCTGCGGCAAGGGTCGCTGGAGGGCAGCAATGTCGAACCGGTCCGCGAGCTGGTGGACCTGATCTTCACTCAGCGGGGTTTCGAGCTGAACTCGCAATCGATCAAGAGTGCCGACGAGGCTCTGCGGGTGGTGACCAACTTGCGTCAGTAG
- a CDS encoding flagellar basal body P-ring protein FlgI: MPWPPAVLAVLAVASAAAANPRVGDITHLQGARSNKVMGLGLVIGLQGTGDGGKYAPTIRALAELQKKFANPVVSLDDLKDAKNVAIVQVEATLPENGAREGDRIDVVVSSLGPAKSLKGGRLMITPLLGPNPDDTRGVMALASGPLQVNAPEMLTVAHISQGATLEQDWIHHYVALGRELPPAIRSKPGIQPDETYATLVIAQGHDEWGVAHAIAFAINSASKVGSEDGPDDVALAVDPRTVVVRIPPVDRDNPARFLYDLENCPLVMPATEARVNINQATGTVIISGDVEISPTVISHKGLTITTTVPKAKPVPGQSQVVEQNFVALDPKNKGGASLQDLVDALNLLRVPPQDRITIIQKLHETGRLHATVIVDK, translated from the coding sequence ATGCCGTGGCCACCGGCCGTGCTGGCCGTGCTGGCTGTCGCGAGCGCTGCGGCGGCGAACCCCAGAGTCGGGGACATCACCCATCTCCAGGGTGCGCGCTCCAACAAGGTGATGGGTCTGGGGCTGGTCATCGGTCTGCAGGGCACGGGTGATGGCGGCAAGTACGCGCCCACCATTCGGGCCCTGGCCGAGTTGCAGAAGAAGTTCGCCAACCCGGTTGTCTCCCTGGACGACCTCAAGGATGCCAAGAATGTCGCCATCGTTCAGGTCGAGGCCACTCTGCCGGAGAACGGTGCTCGGGAAGGCGATCGAATCGACGTGGTCGTGAGCAGCCTGGGACCGGCCAAGAGCCTCAAAGGTGGGCGGCTCATGATCACGCCGTTGCTCGGCCCGAATCCGGACGACACCCGCGGCGTGATGGCCCTGGCCAGCGGACCGCTTCAGGTGAATGCCCCCGAGATGCTCACCGTGGCGCACATCAGCCAGGGAGCGACGCTCGAGCAGGACTGGATTCATCACTATGTCGCCCTCGGCCGCGAGTTGCCGCCGGCGATCCGCTCGAAGCCGGGCATCCAGCCGGATGAGACCTACGCCACGCTGGTTATCGCCCAGGGCCACGATGAGTGGGGTGTCGCTCACGCGATTGCCTTTGCCATCAACAGTGCCTCGAAAGTGGGTTCGGAGGACGGACCCGATGATGTCGCCCTGGCCGTCGACCCGCGGACGGTGGTGGTTCGGATACCGCCGGTCGATCGCGACAATCCCGCCCGATTCCTGTACGACCTCGAGAACTGCCCACTGGTCATGCCAGCCACTGAGGCCCGGGTGAACATCAACCAAGCGACGGGGACAGTGATCATCAGCGGCGACGTGGAGATATCACCCACGGTGATCAGCCACAAGGGCCTGACCATCACCACGACGGTGCCGAAGGCCAAGCCCGTGCCAGGCCAGTCGCAGGTGGTTGAACAGAACTTCGTGGCCCTGGATCCCAAGAACAAGGGCGGGGCCAGTTTGCAGGACCTGGTCGATGCTCTGAATCTGCTTCGCGTGCCTCCGCAGGACCGGATCACGATCATCCAGAAGCTGCATGAGACCGGCCGACTGCACGCGACCGTGATCGTGGACAAGTGA
- the flgA gene encoding flagellar basal body P-ring formation protein FlgA, with product MNEIRGWWSSGGKKPPVRVRMTCDRGIHHAQPDGAAFRRGLGWCLVVSCLFPSLALADDRASVVCLYPKAVVDGAQITLADISELQGEAASLAGRWIVASSPAGGQAVAIDLAQVQAALSERGANLSQWIFRGPSQCVVSRVQGEDTVATKPADTTGGSAASVPATRPAPSMNTLEAHLRTHLTNRFGKLGGTPVIQFSPAVARLLPLSQPTYRFEITDRTDRLLGMVTLEVTIREGKAIKQVVPVIAQVALRKSMVVSSRPLNRGETIALGDIALVEQTVEQVADMGVDDTAPFVGQRVKRFITRGERLSPRDIEPLPLVNRNDLVTVLVNRGGVQIKGVAKAMTAGGYGETVMLQNEASRLKFAAVVTGPRTAEVSGFETAPSDAVALGKEERP from the coding sequence ATGAATGAGATCAGGGGGTGGTGGTCTTCGGGCGGCAAGAAGCCGCCCGTCCGGGTCAGGATGACCTGCGATCGTGGAATACACCATGCCCAGCCCGACGGAGCGGCGTTCCGTCGTGGTCTCGGCTGGTGCCTGGTGGTCTCTTGCCTGTTTCCTTCGCTCGCGCTGGCCGATGATCGTGCCAGCGTCGTTTGCCTCTATCCCAAGGCGGTCGTTGACGGAGCGCAGATCACCCTCGCCGACATCTCCGAGCTTCAGGGTGAGGCCGCCAGTCTGGCCGGGCGTTGGATCGTCGCCTCATCACCCGCGGGGGGGCAGGCGGTGGCCATCGATCTCGCCCAGGTTCAGGCCGCCCTGTCCGAGCGGGGTGCCAATCTCTCCCAGTGGATCTTCCGTGGTCCCAGCCAGTGTGTGGTCAGCCGGGTCCAAGGCGAGGACACCGTCGCCACGAAGCCGGCCGACACCACGGGCGGTTCGGCGGCCTCGGTCCCGGCCACTCGACCGGCCCCGTCCATGAATACGCTCGAAGCCCACCTGAGAACTCACCTGACGAACCGGTTTGGCAAGCTGGGTGGCACGCCGGTGATCCAGTTCAGTCCGGCGGTTGCCCGCTTGCTGCCGCTGTCCCAGCCGACGTACCGCTTCGAGATCACCGATCGCACCGACCGTCTTCTGGGCATGGTGACTCTGGAAGTGACGATTCGTGAAGGCAAGGCCATCAAGCAGGTGGTCCCGGTGATCGCTCAGGTCGCCCTTCGCAAGTCCATGGTCGTATCCAGCCGCCCGCTCAATCGTGGTGAGACCATTGCGCTCGGCGATATCGCGTTGGTCGAGCAGACCGTCGAGCAGGTGGCCGACATGGGCGTGGATGACACCGCCCCGTTCGTCGGGCAGCGGGTCAAGAGGTTCATCACGCGCGGCGAGCGACTATCTCCCCGAGACATCGAGCCCCTGCCCCTGGTCAACCGTAACGACCTGGTGACCGTTCTGGTGAACCGTGGTGGCGTGCAGATCAAGGGTGTGGCCAAGGCGATGACGGCGGGAGGCTACGGGGAGACGGTCATGCTTCAGAACGAGGCTTCGCGGCTCAAGTTCGCTGCCGTCGTCACCGGTCCGCGCACCGCGGAGGTGTCCGGTTTCGAGACGGCTCCTTCCGACGCGGTCGCCCTGGGTAAGGAGGAACGGCCTTGA
- a CDS encoding flagellar hook-basal body protein, with protein MVYGIYLSAAGLQANQYRMEVLANNLANADTVGFKHDLTVMRERRAESREGAGDPAASQPSLSGMTGGSLVGPTMTSFEDGAPEHTGRPLDVAIRRDGFFRVQLADGERYTRDGRFLLNQAGELVTAAGGHAVLDATGQPITVPAAAASDVMIDGGGEVRAGRAKTSYGRIGVVDFDDKSLLRKTGGNLFESLGATPRDIRASLMAGTLEKSTVDPIQSMVSMIEVTRAYQLNATMVGLADQTLSRAVNDIGRIS; from the coding sequence ATGGTGTACGGGATCTATCTATCCGCCGCGGGGCTGCAGGCCAACCAGTACCGAATGGAGGTTCTGGCCAACAACCTGGCCAACGCGGACACGGTTGGATTCAAGCACGATCTGACCGTGATGCGGGAGCGGCGGGCGGAGTCGCGGGAGGGGGCGGGCGATCCCGCTGCCAGCCAGCCGTCGCTGTCAGGGATGACCGGCGGCTCTCTGGTTGGGCCCACGATGACCTCGTTCGAGGACGGTGCCCCGGAGCATACCGGGCGGCCGCTGGATGTGGCCATCCGTCGCGACGGCTTCTTCCGGGTGCAGCTGGCCGACGGCGAGCGTTACACCCGGGACGGCCGTTTCCTGCTCAACCAGGCTGGTGAGCTGGTCACCGCAGCGGGTGGCCACGCGGTACTGGACGCGACCGGACAGCCGATCACCGTTCCGGCGGCCGCTGCCAGCGACGTGATGATCGACGGCGGCGGTGAAGTTCGAGCGGGAAGAGCGAAGACCTCCTATGGGAGGATCGGGGTGGTCGACTTCGACGACAAGTCGTTACTGCGGAAGACTGGCGGCAACCTGTTCGAATCGCTGGGGGCGACGCCGCGTGACATCAGGGCATCGTTGATGGCGGGGACATTGGAAAAGTCGACCGTGGATCCCATCCAGTCCATGGTTTCCATGATCGAAGTGACCCGGGCGTATCAGCTCAATGCGACCATGGTGGGTTTGGCGGACCAGACATTAAGCCGGGCGGTGAATGACATCGGCCGGATCAGTTGA
- a CDS encoding flagellar basal body L-ring protein FlgH, producing MNRPAIFLILIATMFVSLDAAVAQSSSLWQTPPIRPIESNAPRADRDPASASAQGPLVGFVSAPPREPSRAVTTAVERVSLIAVPTTPARKFKVHDLVTIVVRQQKKYEADGKLDAKKQWDIKGKLNDWFRFYPGTKLGQDKLSNGKPGFDFTYDNQLKSDASSEREDKFTTKIQATIVDIKPNGNLVLEARIRELHGEEGFDITLTGVCRSEDVTADNSVFSTQIAEMELIEKTEGAVSDSTRRGWIPKILDWVRPF from the coding sequence TTGAATCGTCCTGCCATCTTCCTGATCCTTATCGCGACGATGTTCGTGTCGTTGGACGCCGCCGTAGCTCAGAGTTCCTCGCTCTGGCAGACGCCGCCCATCCGCCCAATCGAAAGCAACGCTCCTCGTGCCGATCGGGATCCGGCTTCCGCTTCCGCCCAAGGGCCGCTGGTCGGCTTCGTGTCGGCTCCGCCGCGCGAACCTTCCCGGGCGGTGACGACGGCCGTTGAGCGGGTGAGCCTGATCGCCGTTCCTACGACACCGGCCCGCAAGTTCAAGGTGCACGATCTGGTCACGATTGTCGTCCGCCAGCAGAAGAAGTACGAAGCCGACGGCAAGCTCGACGCCAAGAAGCAGTGGGATATCAAGGGCAAGCTGAACGACTGGTTCCGCTTTTATCCGGGCACCAAGCTCGGGCAGGACAAGCTCAGCAACGGCAAGCCCGGTTTCGATTTCACCTACGACAACCAGCTCAAGAGTGACGCCTCCAGCGAGCGCGAGGACAAGTTCACAACCAAGATCCAGGCCACGATCGTGGACATCAAGCCCAACGGCAACCTGGTCCTCGAGGCCAGGATCAGGGAACTCCACGGAGAAGAGGGATTCGACATCACGCTGACCGGTGTGTGCCGGAGCGAGGACGTGACCGCGGACAATTCGGTCTTCAGCACCCAGATTGCGGAGATGGAGCTGATCGAGAAGACCGAGGGGGCGGTGAGCGATTCGACGCGGCGAGGCTGGATTCCCAAGATTCTGGATTGGGTGCGCCCGTTCTAA
- the flgN gene encoding flagellar export chaperone FlgN — translation MTRPSVDILARDLARLLHDLTAMYGELATMMSEKLEAIRAAETERISAITAQEATLASRLRERDGLRRQITQKMVEGLGLVESSGARIRLSELADRLSEPRRSQLLSAAEGLKVVLQDMEKVRVVTTLVSQEMLKHLGAVLASMTSGGPGNDVYGRTGQKQRSNVAHVFEAVG, via the coding sequence GTGACACGGCCCAGCGTTGACATTCTGGCGCGCGACCTCGCCCGGCTGCTGCACGACCTGACGGCCATGTACGGCGAGTTGGCCACGATGATGAGCGAGAAGCTCGAGGCGATCCGAGCCGCCGAGACTGAGCGGATCTCCGCCATCACCGCCCAGGAAGCGACCCTGGCATCCCGATTGCGGGAACGTGACGGCCTGCGCCGCCAGATTACCCAGAAGATGGTCGAAGGGCTCGGCTTGGTCGAGTCGTCGGGTGCCCGGATCCGGTTGTCCGAGCTGGCCGACCGGCTTTCCGAGCCGCGGCGCAGTCAGTTGCTCAGTGCCGCCGAGGGGCTCAAGGTTGTTCTCCAGGACATGGAGAAGGTCCGGGTGGTGACGACCCTGGTCAGTCAGGAGATGCTCAAACACCTGGGAGCGGTGCTGGCGTCGATGACCAGCGGCGGTCCGGGCAACGATGTGTACGGTCGCACGGGTCAGAAGCAGCGGTCGAATGTGGCCCACGTTTTTGAGGCGGTAGGGTAG
- the flgK gene encoding flagellar hook-associated protein FlgK translates to MGLVTGALQIGRSALLAYQSALQVVGNNVSNAGSANYTRQTPELSGLVGANLPEGFMAGGGVALTALRRNVDASLESRLRIATGDQAGALAEEATLSRIESVMNELSDSDLSSLLQNFFNSFSTLQNTPHDTAARGMVITAADSLIREIQRQRVDVLGMRDELNTQLQNDAEGVDLLSRQVADLNIRITALESSSKGSSGVLRDQRDDLLRQMSEIVQIQVRDQPDGSVNVYIGNELFISGGISRGMTTTLETTDNEPRVVVRFADNMREVSLIGGEMAGLVEARDGDVLGHVQALNSLSQALIHEVNKVHASGQGIRGYTDLTGAFDVSDLDAALNSAEANLDLVPQNGTFILYVTDTNTDPVTRVAMTIEVDLDGIGADDSLRTLAGKIDAAANVRAEATADGRLRIIADSGYEVTFGEDTSNVLAALGVNVFFTGSNSEDLAVNADLADDSSLLAAATRHAVGDGGNAASIAELASKSLSGLRGQSMTEFFNAIASDVATRSNAAQAGVKSANTIVSSLTAQRESISGVSLDEEAISMLRFERAFQAAARYTTVVDQMIQETLAIVS, encoded by the coding sequence ATGGGTCTCGTGACAGGCGCACTACAGATTGGCCGAAGCGCGCTTCTGGCGTACCAGAGCGCCCTGCAAGTGGTCGGCAACAATGTGTCGAACGCCGGCAGCGCCAACTACACGCGTCAGACGCCCGAGCTGTCCGGCCTGGTGGGTGCGAACCTGCCCGAGGGCTTCATGGCCGGAGGCGGCGTCGCCCTGACCGCTCTTCGTCGCAACGTGGATGCGTCGCTGGAGAGTCGTCTGCGGATTGCCACCGGCGATCAAGCCGGAGCGCTCGCCGAGGAGGCGACCTTGAGCCGGATCGAGTCGGTGATGAACGAGCTCAGCGATTCCGATCTGTCGAGCCTGCTCCAGAACTTCTTCAACTCGTTCAGCACGCTGCAGAACACGCCGCACGACACGGCCGCCCGAGGGATGGTCATCACCGCGGCGGACTCGCTGATCCGCGAGATTCAGCGGCAGCGGGTGGACGTACTTGGCATGCGTGACGAACTGAATACCCAGTTGCAGAACGACGCGGAGGGGGTCGATCTGCTGTCCAGGCAGGTTGCGGATCTGAATATCCGGATCACGGCTCTCGAAAGCTCGAGCAAAGGCAGCTCGGGTGTGCTCCGCGACCAGCGTGACGACCTGCTTCGCCAGATGAGCGAGATCGTCCAGATTCAGGTTCGCGATCAGCCGGACGGTTCCGTCAACGTCTACATCGGCAATGAGTTATTCATCTCCGGCGGGATCAGTCGCGGCATGACCACCACCCTGGAGACCACCGACAACGAGCCGCGAGTCGTGGTTCGGTTCGCGGACAACATGCGCGAGGTCTCCCTGATTGGCGGCGAGATGGCGGGCCTGGTCGAAGCCCGGGACGGTGATGTACTCGGGCATGTCCAGGCCCTGAACAGTCTGTCCCAGGCTTTGATCCATGAGGTCAACAAGGTGCATGCCTCCGGCCAGGGAATCCGGGGGTACACCGACCTGACCGGGGCCTTCGACGTATCCGACCTCGACGCCGCGCTCAACAGTGCCGAGGCCAACCTGGATCTGGTACCACAGAATGGAACTTTCATACTCTACGTGACCGACACCAATACCGATCCGGTGACCCGGGTCGCGATGACCATCGAGGTCGATCTTGACGGGATCGGAGCGGACGATTCTCTGCGCACCCTGGCCGGGAAGATCGACGCGGCCGCGAACGTCCGGGCCGAGGCCACCGCCGACGGCCGGCTCCGCATCATCGCCGACAGCGGTTACGAGGTCACGTTTGGAGAGGACACGTCCAATGTCCTGGCCGCCCTCGGCGTGAACGTGTTCTTCACCGGCTCCAACTCCGAGGATCTCGCGGTCAATGCGGACCTGGCAGACGATTCGTCGCTGCTGGCGGCGGCCACCCGCCACGCCGTCGGCGACGGCGGTAACGCCGCCTCCATCGCGGAGCTGGCGAGCAAGTCGCTCAGTGGCTTGCGCGGCCAGAGCATGACCGAGTTCTTCAATGCGATCGCCTCCGACGTCGCCACCCGTAGCAACGCCGCCCAGGCCGGGGTGAAGTCGGCGAACACGATTGTCTCATCGCTCACCGCCCAGCGCGAGTCGATCAGCGGCGTGAGCCTTGATGAAGAGGCGATCTCGATGCTGAGGTTCGAGCGGGCTTTTCAGGCCGCGGCGAGGTACACGACGGTCGTGGACCAGATGATTCAGGAAACTCTGGCGATTGTGAGCTAG